In one Candidatus Rickettsiella isopodorum genomic region, the following are encoded:
- a CDS encoding peptide chain release factor 3: protein MSDASYSAEILSRRTFAIISHPDAGKTTLTEKLLLWGGVIQLAGTVKARKAAHHATSDWMALEKERGISVTTSVMQFPYQDCIFNLLDTPGHADFSEDTYRTLTAVDSALMVIDAAKGVEPRTKKLLEICRLRQIPILTFINKMDREARTPIELLDDIESTLGIACAPITWPIGMGKQFKGIYHTLEDKVYFYVSSSNLKRRESECFTGLNHPKVKERVGVLFDELQDELALIKGASSDFNKQDYLAGKLTPVFFGSAINNFGVQELLAAFVTYAPCPQPRKTDVRIVQPQEANFSGFIFKIQANMDPAHRDRVAFLRLCSGKYTPGMKIFHVRTQREITVHNALTFMAGDRVKTEKAWPGDIIGLHNHGTIQIGDSFTLGETLKFTGIPSFSPELFQRVRLKDPLKSKALLKGLMQLSEEGAIQIFRPLNSSELILGAVGVLQFDVVAYRLKHEYRVECAYEAVNIIAARWVSADDNKQLKEFQHRVALNLAHDAKENLIYLAPSRVNLKLTMERWPDIYFAQLKEI, encoded by the coding sequence ATGTCAGACGCATCGTATTCGGCAGAAATTTTATCTAGAAGAACATTTGCAATTATTTCTCATCCGGATGCAGGTAAGACGACATTGACAGAGAAGCTTTTGTTGTGGGGTGGTGTCATACAGCTTGCTGGAACAGTCAAAGCCCGTAAAGCCGCACACCATGCTACCTCGGATTGGATGGCCTTAGAAAAAGAACGGGGAATCTCTGTCACAACTTCCGTGATGCAATTTCCTTATCAAGATTGTATTTTTAATTTATTAGATACGCCTGGTCATGCTGATTTCTCTGAGGATACCTATCGCACTTTAACGGCAGTCGATTCTGCCTTAATGGTCATTGATGCAGCTAAAGGTGTCGAACCGCGAACAAAAAAATTATTAGAGATTTGTCGTTTACGCCAGATTCCCATTTTGACTTTTATTAATAAGATGGATAGAGAAGCGCGCACACCTATTGAATTATTAGATGATATTGAATCGACTTTGGGGATTGCTTGTGCCCCCATCACTTGGCCTATAGGAATGGGAAAACAATTTAAGGGTATTTATCATACCTTAGAAGATAAGGTTTATTTTTATGTTTCGTCAAGTAATTTAAAACGTAGAGAAAGTGAATGTTTTACAGGTCTTAATCATCCTAAGGTAAAAGAACGAGTGGGTGTTTTATTCGATGAATTACAAGATGAATTGGCGCTGATTAAGGGGGCGAGTTCAGATTTTAATAAGCAAGATTATCTTGCAGGAAAGTTAACACCGGTTTTTTTTGGTTCAGCAATTAATAATTTTGGTGTGCAAGAATTACTAGCTGCATTTGTGACGTATGCACCTTGTCCGCAGCCAAGGAAAACAGATGTTCGAATAGTGCAACCACAAGAAGCGAATTTCAGTGGATTTATATTTAAAATTCAAGCGAATATGGATCCAGCACATCGAGATCGGGTTGCTTTTTTGCGATTATGTTCTGGAAAATATACACCGGGTATGAAAATATTTCATGTCAGAACTCAGCGTGAAATCACGGTACATAATGCGCTGACTTTTATGGCGGGTGACAGAGTGAAAACGGAAAAAGCATGGCCAGGCGATATTATTGGTTTACATAACCATGGTACGATACAGATAGGTGATAGTTTTACCCTGGGTGAAACGCTAAAATTTACCGGAATTCCCTCGTTTTCTCCGGAATTATTTCAACGCGTTCGTCTAAAAGATCCATTGAAATCTAAAGCATTGTTAAAAGGATTAATGCAATTATCTGAAGAAGGCGCCATACAAATTTTTAGGCCTTTGAACAGTAGCGAATTAATCTTAGGGGCAGTGGGTGTTTTGCAGTTTGATGTGGTGGCTTACCGATTAAAACATGAATATAGAGTAGAATGCGCTTATGAAGCCGTTAATATTATTGCGGCGCGTTGGGTGAGTGCGGATGATAATAAGCAATTAAAAGAATTTCAACATAGAGTGGCTCTCAACTTAGCACATGATGCTAAAGAGAATTTGATTTATTTAGCCCCCAGTCGGGTTAATTTGAAATTGACTATGGAACGTTGGCCCGATATTTATTTTGCACAATTAAAGGAGATCTAA
- a CDS encoding AMP-binding protein, translating to MMEKIWLNRYQQQIPAEINPDIYQSLDRLFAEACQKFRSLPALSFFQQTISYDQWADLSRRLAAYLQQELKLSKGTKVALMLPNCPQYMISIFGVLQAGLVVTNVNPFYTVPEFTQQIDHSQAKVLIILSNFLPNIIHVIKNTPIKYIITTCLGDMLTWPRSWMVNSSAWWVIKNQKQKDPTIHPINFLTILKIGQSLKTSSVVINREDLAFLQYTGGTTGVPKGAMLTHRNMLANIEQLRSWVRPILREGQETFITALPLYHIFSLMVNGLMCVRLGGKNCLIPDARNIKQLIQVLADTHFSTLLGVNTLFKALLKHKAFANLDFTHLKIALGGGAPIQSHVKICWKQITGKLLLEGYGLTEASPVVCAPPWDLVVAGDHVGLPLPSTDICLRDNKKNEVKIGEVGELWVKGPQVMQNYWVQADVEYPLTPDGWLITGDLARINHQGFVFIMGRKKELILVSGFNVYPEEIEQVIQQNPKVKEVAVIGVPSDKTGEAIKAFVVRKDQSLTSDELLKDCRAALTSYKLPHEIVFLNYLQKSALGKILKKNLH from the coding sequence ATGATGGAAAAAATTTGGTTGAATCGTTATCAGCAACAAATACCTGCTGAGATTAATCCTGATATTTATCAATCACTCGATCGATTATTTGCAGAGGCTTGTCAAAAATTTCGCTCGTTGCCTGCATTAAGTTTTTTTCAGCAAACGATTAGCTATGATCAATGGGCTGATTTAAGTCGCCGCTTAGCCGCTTATTTGCAACAGGAATTAAAATTGAGCAAAGGAACTAAAGTGGCGCTCATGCTACCTAATTGTCCACAATATATGATATCTATTTTTGGGGTGTTGCAAGCAGGATTGGTAGTGACTAATGTCAATCCATTTTATACCGTACCCGAATTCACTCAACAAATCGATCATTCACAGGCCAAAGTGTTAATTATATTAAGTAATTTTCTACCTAATATCATTCATGTAATAAAAAACACGCCTATAAAATACATTATTACGACTTGCTTAGGTGATATGCTGACTTGGCCGCGATCTTGGATGGTCAATAGCTCTGCTTGGTGGGTTATAAAAAACCAAAAACAAAAAGATCCAACGATACATCCGATTAATTTCTTAACGATTCTAAAAATAGGTCAAAGCTTAAAAACATCATCGGTGGTAATTAATAGAGAAGACCTTGCTTTTTTACAATACACTGGCGGTACGACAGGCGTCCCTAAAGGTGCAATGCTAACTCACCGTAACATGCTAGCGAATATAGAGCAGTTAAGGTCTTGGGTAAGACCTATTTTGCGTGAAGGACAAGAAACATTTATTACCGCTTTGCCGTTGTATCATATTTTTTCTTTAATGGTTAATGGTTTAATGTGCGTGCGTTTAGGAGGTAAGAATTGTTTAATTCCCGATGCGCGCAATATAAAACAGCTTATTCAAGTGCTTGCGGACACCCATTTTAGTACCTTGTTAGGTGTCAATACTTTATTTAAGGCACTCTTAAAACATAAGGCATTTGCAAATTTAGATTTCACGCATTTAAAAATCGCTTTAGGTGGTGGTGCTCCAATACAATCTCACGTTAAAATTTGCTGGAAACAAATAACAGGAAAATTATTATTAGAAGGATATGGTCTAACTGAAGCTTCTCCGGTTGTTTGTGCCCCTCCTTGGGATTTAGTGGTAGCAGGGGACCATGTGGGGTTACCACTTCCTTCCACGGATATTTGTCTTCGTGATAATAAAAAAAATGAAGTAAAAATAGGGGAGGTGGGTGAGCTCTGGGTGAAAGGTCCTCAAGTCATGCAAAATTATTGGGTGCAGGCTGATGTAGAGTATCCATTAACGCCGGATGGATGGTTAATAACGGGTGATTTAGCGCGTATCAATCATCAGGGTTTCGTGTTTATCATGGGTCGTAAAAAAGAACTCATTTTAGTTTCTGGTTTTAATGTTTATCCAGAAGAAATTGAACAAGTTATTCAACAAAATCCTAAAGTAAAAGAGGTTGCGGTTATCGGCGTTCCATCGGATAAGACCGGCGAAGCAATTAAAGCGTTCGTGGTAAGAAAAGATCAGAGCCTAACATCTGATGAGCTATTAAAGGATTGTCGTGCTGCATTGACTAGCTATAAATTACCGCATGAAATTGTGTTTTTAAATTATCTCCAAAAATCCGCATTAGGAAAAATTTTAAAAAAAAATTTACATTAA
- the dnaX gene encoding DNA polymerase III subunit gamma/tau translates to MSYQVLARKYRPQSFEQLIGQESTCRILKNALHTQRIHHAYLFTGTRGVGKTTLARLLAKCLNCQTQITPEPCNQCVPCQSINTNRFTDLIEVDAASRTKVEDTRDLLADVHYAPSQGRYKIYLIDEVHMLSSHSFNALLKTLEEPPPHAIFLLATTDPQRLPATILSRCLQFHLKIISVAQISDHLAYVLKNEKIPYEPAALSPLAKAARGSLRDALSLLDQAIAYTNQPLTKQDVHTLLGHVTNTEVTSLLEALILEDTFQLWSLVEKLNELAVDFSCVIDELLIFLHDMALSQRFKSEANYTQPVIDLAEKFSPEDIQLYYQIALLSRRDITLAPTPRLGFEMMLLRLLAFKPAIPQADPYRLTKPAPPPTVTAKKQTTAHKVEKVIVQKSKKALHWPALIKQLNLTGLTYALAQQCVLQSYQSNHISLCLDPKQAALRSIKQETKLAQALSDYFEKPTTLAIILGDASLLTPARLDQQHKSQRLEQTTEALQKDPAIQAIMQTFDAKLQPESIQLLDED, encoded by the coding sequence ATGAGTTATCAAGTCCTTGCGCGAAAATATCGACCTCAGTCATTCGAACAGTTAATTGGTCAAGAATCCACTTGTCGCATCCTAAAAAATGCACTGCATACACAACGAATCCATCATGCTTATCTTTTTACCGGTACACGTGGAGTTGGAAAAACAACCTTAGCACGTTTACTCGCCAAATGTTTAAATTGTCAAACCCAGATCACACCTGAGCCTTGTAATCAATGTGTTCCATGTCAATCGATTAATACGAATCGTTTTACCGATCTTATTGAAGTCGATGCTGCTTCACGCACCAAAGTAGAGGATACTCGTGATTTACTGGCTGATGTCCATTATGCGCCTAGTCAAGGCCGCTATAAAATTTACCTTATTGATGAAGTGCATATGCTTTCTTCACATAGTTTTAATGCCTTATTAAAAACGCTTGAAGAACCTCCACCTCATGCCATTTTTTTACTAGCGACTACCGATCCACAACGCTTACCTGCCACGATACTTTCACGTTGCCTACAGTTTCACTTAAAAATTATTTCTGTCGCACAAATTAGCGATCATCTCGCTTATGTTCTAAAAAATGAAAAAATTCCTTATGAACCCGCGGCACTGTCACCGCTTGCCAAAGCGGCACGAGGTAGTTTACGTGACGCACTAAGTTTATTAGATCAAGCGATTGCTTATACCAATCAACCTCTCACAAAACAGGATGTCCACACCTTACTCGGCCATGTTACTAACACTGAAGTCACTAGTTTACTTGAAGCCTTGATTTTAGAAGATACCTTTCAGCTCTGGTCTCTGGTCGAAAAATTAAACGAACTAGCCGTTGATTTTTCATGCGTTATTGATGAGCTCCTCATTTTTTTACATGATATGGCGCTGAGTCAACGGTTTAAGAGTGAAGCAAACTATACCCAACCCGTCATCGATTTAGCTGAAAAATTTTCACCCGAAGACATACAACTTTATTATCAAATTGCTTTATTAAGTCGACGCGATATAACGCTAGCACCCACACCACGACTGGGTTTTGAGATGATGTTACTTAGGTTGCTGGCGTTTAAACCCGCTATTCCGCAGGCAGACCCTTATCGCCTAACAAAACCAGCTCCTCCACCTACGGTAACAGCAAAAAAACAAACAACTGCGCACAAAGTAGAGAAAGTAATCGTGCAAAAATCCAAAAAAGCCTTACACTGGCCTGCACTGATTAAACAATTGAACCTAACGGGCTTAACCTATGCCCTCGCCCAGCAATGCGTCTTACAATCTTATCAAAGCAACCACATTTCTTTATGCCTAGACCCTAAACAAGCCGCACTACGCAGCATTAAACAAGAAACCAAGTTAGCGCAAGCACTTTCGGATTATTTTGAGAAACCAACCACATTAGCGATTATCCTTGGTGATGCTAGTTTATTGACTCCTGCGCGTCTCGATCAACAGCACAAATCACAGCGTTTAGAACAGACGACAGAAGCTCTGCAGAAAGATCCTGCTATTCAAGCGATTATGCAAACATTCGATGCTAAACTACAGCCTGAGTCTATTCAGCTTTTGGATGAAGATTGA
- a CDS encoding YbaB/EbfC family nucleoid-associated protein has product MNMKVDLDTLLKQAQDMQSKMQSAQAELAQIVVTGEAGGGMVKVIMDGRHMVKSIWLDPASLQEPKEFVEELLVGAFNSALKEIEQASRQKLNDLTSLMQTKFSSDIATPTIE; this is encoded by the coding sequence ATGAATATGAAAGTTGACCTAGATACGCTTTTAAAACAAGCACAAGACATGCAATCCAAAATGCAATCTGCTCAAGCCGAACTAGCACAAATAGTGGTTACCGGAGAAGCAGGTGGTGGTATGGTTAAAGTTATCATGGATGGCCGACACATGGTGAAATCCATTTGGCTGGACCCCGCCTCATTACAAGAACCGAAAGAATTTGTAGAAGAATTGCTTGTAGGCGCATTTAATTCCGCATTAAAAGAAATTGAACAAGCATCACGTCAAAAATTAAATGACTTAACAAGTCTTATGCAAACTAAATTTAGTAGTGATATCGCAACACCGACGATTGAATAA
- the minC gene encoding septum site-determining protein MinC — protein sequence MHSLMGTSQEAFKLKASLFTLTTFHLFSADAQLVHQQLKPLVAQTPRFFQQLPIILDLFSLPAVTGPIDFPGIISCLRGYGLIPVGVRGGNAEQQTFAIQSGLAILANVKTESTDTSPKINTASPAINSKLITQPVRSGQQIYAKNSDLIVIASVSPGAELLADGNIHIYGRLKGRALAGVTGNQHAHIFCQNLEAELVAIAGHYWLSEDLQDLQQTLNNGSVHISLEQERLQMKQLA from the coding sequence ATGCACAGTTTGATGGGAACATCACAAGAAGCCTTTAAATTAAAGGCGAGTCTATTCACATTGACTACTTTTCATTTATTCAGCGCCGATGCACAACTCGTTCATCAACAATTAAAGCCTTTAGTAGCGCAAACTCCCCGTTTTTTCCAACAATTACCTATTATCTTAGATTTATTTTCCTTACCTGCTGTCACCGGACCTATCGATTTCCCGGGTATTATCAGTTGCCTACGTGGTTATGGGTTAATTCCTGTAGGAGTACGTGGTGGCAATGCAGAACAACAAACATTCGCTATACAATCAGGTCTCGCTATCCTTGCCAATGTAAAAACTGAATCAACTGACACTTCGCCAAAAATAAATACTGCCTCACCTGCTATTAACTCTAAGTTGATTACTCAGCCCGTACGTTCTGGCCAACAAATCTATGCAAAAAATAGTGATTTAATTGTCATTGCCTCAGTCAGCCCTGGAGCAGAATTGTTAGCCGATGGTAATATCCATATTTATGGGCGATTAAAGGGTCGAGCACTTGCGGGTGTAACCGGAAATCAACACGCACATATTTTCTGCCAAAATTTAGAAGCGGAACTTGTCGCAATTGCTGGCCATTATTGGCTAAGTGAAGATTTACAGGATTTACAACAAACGCTTAACAACGGCAGTGTGCATATTTCTTTAGAACAAGAACGTTTACAAATGAAACAACTCGCTTAA